From a single Paraburkholderia edwinii genomic region:
- a CDS encoding response regulator, whose product MPLPIVIADDSLLARKVLTKALPPDWDVEIAYASNGREALALYRAGKATVMFLDLTMPDMTGYQVLEALQHEDLNTFVIVVSADIQPMAQERVRALGAVAFIAKPVTPEAVLPILKEYGLYA is encoded by the coding sequence ATGCCTTTGCCCATTGTGATCGCCGACGATTCGCTGCTCGCCCGGAAGGTGCTCACAAAGGCACTGCCGCCGGACTGGGACGTCGAGATCGCCTACGCGTCGAATGGGCGCGAAGCACTCGCACTGTACCGCGCCGGCAAGGCCACGGTGATGTTTCTCGACCTGACGATGCCGGACATGACGGGCTACCAGGTGCTGGAAGCGCTGCAGCACGAAGATCTGAACACATTCGTGATTGTCGTGTCCGCGGACATCCAGCCGATGGCGCAGGAACGCGTACGCGCGCTGGGCGCGGTCGCGTTCATTGCGAAGCCCGTGACCCCCGAGGCGGTCCTTCCCATCCTCAAGGAGTACGGGTTGTATGCCTGA
- the hpnE gene encoding hydroxysqualene dehydroxylase HpnE — MRKLVHVIGAGLAGLAAAVQLQRRGAQVALYEAAEQAGGRCRSYYDRTLGATVDSGNHVVVSGNHATLNYVRAIGAGDELVGPTQPELNFIDVATRMRWTVRPSPGRVPFWMLDPAARVPHTHVGDYLSLVPLLFAKPGRTLAQTMRCNGALWDRMLGPLLTVMMNVDPRNGTAELAAAAVRETLATGGDAYRPLVARDGLSSTFVDPALRLLQHGGATIRLNARLDAIEFADSRATALQVGGERIALEDGEAAVLAVPPHVAQALVPGVQAPQRFSPMVTAHFAIEPPAGHPPTAALINGNAHWLVAADGRLSATAYGAERLAGMPRDALAQTLWTDVAQAAGLPAQPLPIWQIGVEPYATFAAVPDEEMRRPAARTRWNNLMLAGDWTATGLPATIEGAIRSGQKAADLLLNEPMGR, encoded by the coding sequence ATGCGCAAGCTGGTCCACGTGATCGGCGCAGGCCTCGCGGGCCTCGCCGCCGCAGTGCAATTGCAGCGCCGCGGTGCGCAGGTCGCGTTATACGAAGCGGCGGAGCAGGCGGGCGGGCGTTGCCGCTCATACTATGACCGCACGCTCGGCGCGACCGTCGACAGCGGCAATCACGTGGTGGTGTCGGGCAACCATGCCACCTTGAATTATGTGCGCGCGATCGGCGCCGGCGACGAACTGGTCGGGCCGACGCAGCCCGAGCTGAATTTCATCGATGTCGCCACGCGCATGCGCTGGACCGTGCGGCCGTCGCCGGGGCGCGTGCCGTTCTGGATGCTCGACCCGGCCGCGCGGGTGCCGCATACGCATGTAGGCGACTATCTGTCGCTCGTGCCGCTGCTGTTCGCGAAGCCGGGCCGCACGCTCGCGCAGACGATGCGCTGCAACGGCGCGCTGTGGGACCGCATGCTGGGCCCGCTGCTGACGGTGATGATGAACGTCGATCCGCGCAACGGCACCGCCGAACTCGCGGCCGCCGCAGTGCGCGAAACGCTCGCGACCGGCGGCGACGCGTATCGGCCGCTCGTGGCGCGTGACGGCCTGAGCAGCACATTTGTCGATCCGGCGCTGCGTCTGCTGCAGCACGGCGGCGCGACGATCCGCCTCAACGCGCGTCTCGATGCGATCGAATTCGCCGACAGCCGCGCGACTGCGTTACAGGTTGGCGGCGAGCGTATCGCGCTCGAAGACGGCGAAGCCGCAGTGCTCGCGGTCCCACCGCACGTCGCGCAGGCGCTCGTGCCGGGCGTGCAAGCGCCGCAGCGCTTCTCGCCGATGGTGACCGCGCACTTCGCGATCGAGCCGCCCGCGGGCCATCCGCCCACGGCCGCGCTGATCAACGGCAATGCGCACTGGCTGGTGGCCGCCGACGGGCGACTTTCCGCCACCGCCTACGGCGCGGAACGCCTCGCGGGCATGCCGCGCGACGCGCTGGCGCAAACGCTGTGGACCGACGTCGCGCAGGCAGCCGGTTTGCCGGCACAACCGCTGCCGATATGGCAGATTGGCGTCGAACCATACGCCACCTTCGCGGCGGTGCCTGACGAGGAAATGCGCCGCCCGGCGGCGCGCACGCGCTGGAATAACCTGATGCTTGCGGGCGACTGGACGGCTACCGGTCTGCCCGCGACGATAGAGGGAGCGATCCGCTCGGGCCAGAAGGCCGCGGATCTGCTCCTGAACGAACCGATGGGACGCTGA
- a CDS encoding GGDEF domain-containing protein: MNVSTASLSDLVVERVGFGIFVLDRQMNVLMWNRFMHDHSGLSAEQVVGKSIFASFPELPRVWLTRKLESVFQLGSFAFSSWEQRPYLFKFDHDRPITGGVDFMQQDCTFMPLMRDREVEAVCVTVSDVTHVSIMQREREEAVAKLQEYADRDGLTGIANRRYFEVRLRDEYTRWQRYGGDLSILLFDLDHFKKINDQFGHVAGDSVLREMAQRVAGVVRAQDTFGRFGGEEFALLLPCTPLEDAMLVAEKIRHTIGDTPVDVHGVSVPVTASVGGASARAGVPAYEALINEADAALYTAKRQGRNRSIAFI, encoded by the coding sequence ATGAATGTTTCGACGGCCTCTCTGAGTGACCTGGTGGTTGAACGCGTCGGATTCGGCATTTTCGTGCTCGACCGGCAAATGAACGTCCTGATGTGGAATCGCTTCATGCACGACCACAGCGGCCTGTCGGCCGAACAGGTGGTCGGCAAATCGATTTTCGCGAGCTTTCCGGAACTGCCGCGCGTCTGGCTCACGCGCAAGCTCGAAAGCGTGTTCCAGCTCGGCAGTTTCGCGTTCAGCTCGTGGGAGCAGCGGCCGTATCTGTTCAAGTTCGACCACGACCGGCCGATTACCGGCGGCGTCGACTTTATGCAGCAGGACTGCACGTTCATGCCGCTGATGCGCGATCGCGAAGTGGAGGCCGTTTGTGTAACGGTCTCCGATGTGACGCACGTGAGCATCATGCAACGCGAACGCGAGGAAGCGGTGGCGAAGCTGCAGGAATATGCCGATCGCGACGGGCTGACCGGCATTGCGAACCGGCGCTATTTCGAAGTGCGGCTGCGCGACGAGTACACGCGCTGGCAGCGCTATGGCGGCGATCTGTCCATCTTGCTGTTCGATCTCGATCACTTCAAGAAGATCAACGACCAGTTCGGGCACGTCGCGGGCGATTCGGTGCTGCGCGAAATGGCGCAGCGCGTGGCCGGCGTCGTGCGCGCGCAGGATACGTTCGGGCGCTTCGGCGGCGAGGAATTCGCGCTGCTGCTGCCGTGCACGCCGCTCGAAGACGCGATGCTCGTCGCCGAGAAAATCCGCCATACGATCGGCGACACGCCGGTCGACGTGCACGGCGTCAGCGTGCCGGTCACTGCGAGCGTCGGCGGCGCATCGGCGCGAGCCGGTGTCCCGGCTTACGAAGCGTTGATCAACGAAGCCGATGCGGCCCTTTACACTGCTAAACGACAAGGCCGTAATCGCTCGATCGCATTCATCTGA
- a CDS encoding RNA polymerase factor sigma-70, whose protein sequence is MRTLIEERAFDDPAYLERLRRDLVRFARLQLRDAAAAEDAVQEALAAAWTQADRFAGQSEHKTWVFGILRHKLVDTLRARKRTINLSALDDEIDGESLLDRELFKENGHWSREAQPRSWPTPERAMRQQQFWTLFEMCLDHLPEQIGRVFMMREFLDLETNQICSELQLSANHCSVLIYRARLRLRTCLTEKGFSSGDVDGEM, encoded by the coding sequence ATGAGGACGCTGATCGAAGAGCGGGCGTTCGACGATCCCGCGTATCTCGAGCGGCTACGCCGCGATCTGGTGCGTTTTGCGCGGCTTCAGTTGCGCGACGCGGCAGCCGCCGAAGATGCCGTGCAGGAAGCGCTGGCTGCGGCGTGGACGCAGGCTGATCGTTTTGCCGGCCAATCGGAGCACAAGACGTGGGTATTCGGCATCCTGCGTCACAAGCTCGTCGATACCCTGCGCGCCCGCAAGCGCACGATCAATCTCTCCGCGCTCGACGACGAAATCGATGGCGAATCTTTGCTCGATCGCGAGCTATTCAAGGAAAACGGCCACTGGTCTCGCGAAGCGCAGCCGCGCTCGTGGCCGACGCCCGAACGTGCGATGCGTCAGCAACAGTTCTGGACGCTGTTCGAGATGTGCCTCGATCATCTGCCTGAACAGATCGGCCGCGTGTTTATGATGCGTGAGTTCCTCGACCTCGAGACCAATCAGATCTGCAGTGAGCTGCAATTGTCCGCGAACCACTGCAGCGTGCTTATTTATCGCGCCCGCCTGCGGCTGCGCACATGCCTGACCGAAAAGGGCTTTTCCAGCGGGGACGTCGATGGGGAAATGTAA
- a CDS encoding hybrid sensor histidine kinase/response regulator: protein MTSERRESAEENRDAGNRSEETVFPAVPEHNFAVRRMTLIALLIAAIILPCVFVAVMAFNDFRAREAEATDVTLRTVRVAEEHALKVFDMNEALDARVVDLVQGLDDAGIRTREAQIHDKLDSIGGGYPQVASMSIFSSDGTLLASSRFYPAPPLSIAGRDDFIGIRNGSVIEHVSRVMSGSAADGEVVFNTGVARRNGDDAFAGIVSVALRSGYFSDFYRDLLGGSGSPMTMGLTRTDGAVLAHYPPSSRAAAEPQKSSFTEALAEGRRAGVVRVHSMLYGDTQIVAFRRVGSYPVYVACGYRTSAIWAAWYRHLSVLILAMFVPSVVLWCVIWLSLKRLAAEEEAWERWQAEASMRRSIESAYRQSRKMEALGNLVGSVAHDFNNLLMIVSANIQILRRRKAAAFDRELSAVERALKSGQSLTRQLLGVARKQPLRNETLAVERWLPGCRELLRASLGAKVSLVMDIGVGVWPIRIDVAELELALINVAVNARDAMPNGGRFTVRAKNITFRHEDGFPLTGEFVQLSLEDTGVGMPPDVLARAFEPLFTTKPKGMGTGLGLPQVFAFCERSGGLAAIDSATGAGTSVRLYLPRTTGEPVQAEAPIEPIIAESETPQGLRILLVEDNDEVAAGTEALLQMMGHEVTCVFNADTALRLLDDARAKRARSGEPLPFDLVISDIHMPGKLNGIDLAEAIQHFETKLPVVLVTGYAEELERARHVDAHVLPKPFDIALLDQFLQTLQQDLASPDPHPTH from the coding sequence ATGACTTCTGAACGGCGCGAATCGGCTGAAGAAAATCGTGACGCTGGCAACCGGTCCGAGGAGACCGTGTTTCCGGCCGTGCCCGAGCACAATTTCGCCGTCCGGCGCATGACGCTGATCGCGCTGCTGATCGCCGCGATCATCCTGCCCTGCGTGTTCGTCGCCGTGATGGCGTTCAACGACTTCCGCGCCCGTGAGGCGGAAGCGACCGACGTGACGCTGCGCACCGTGCGCGTCGCGGAAGAACACGCGCTGAAAGTATTCGACATGAACGAAGCGCTCGACGCGCGCGTCGTCGATCTCGTGCAAGGTCTCGACGACGCCGGCATTCGCACGCGCGAAGCGCAGATCCACGACAAGCTCGATTCGATCGGCGGCGGTTATCCGCAGGTTGCGTCGATGTCGATTTTCAGCAGCGACGGCACGCTGCTCGCGAGCAGCCGCTTCTATCCGGCGCCGCCGCTATCGATTGCCGGACGCGACGATTTCATCGGCATTCGCAACGGCAGCGTGATCGAGCATGTGTCGCGCGTGATGTCCGGCTCGGCGGCGGACGGCGAAGTCGTGTTCAACACCGGCGTTGCGCGCCGCAACGGCGACGATGCGTTTGCCGGCATCGTCTCGGTCGCGCTGCGCTCCGGCTATTTCAGCGACTTCTATCGCGATCTGCTGGGCGGCAGCGGCTCGCCGATGACGATGGGTCTGACGCGCACCGACGGCGCTGTGCTCGCGCACTATCCTCCGAGCAGCAGAGCGGCCGCTGAACCGCAGAAATCGTCGTTCACCGAGGCGCTCGCCGAGGGCCGCCGCGCGGGCGTCGTGCGCGTGCATTCGATGCTGTATGGCGACACGCAGATCGTCGCGTTCCGGCGCGTCGGTTCCTATCCGGTGTACGTGGCGTGCGGCTATCGCACGTCGGCGATCTGGGCCGCGTGGTACCGGCACTTAAGCGTGCTGATTCTCGCGATGTTCGTGCCGTCGGTCGTGTTGTGGTGCGTCATCTGGCTTTCGTTGAAACGGCTTGCCGCCGAAGAGGAAGCGTGGGAGCGCTGGCAGGCCGAAGCGTCGATGCGGCGCTCGATCGAATCCGCGTACCGGCAGTCGCGCAAGATGGAAGCGCTCGGCAATCTCGTGGGCAGCGTCGCGCACGACTTCAACAATCTGCTGATGATCGTCTCAGCAAATATCCAGATTTTGCGCAGACGAAAAGCGGCCGCATTCGATCGCGAACTGTCGGCCGTCGAGCGCGCGCTGAAAAGCGGCCAATCGCTGACGCGCCAGCTACTCGGCGTGGCGCGCAAGCAGCCGCTGCGCAACGAAACGCTCGCGGTTGAACGCTGGTTGCCCGGCTGCCGCGAATTGTTGCGCGCCTCGCTCGGCGCTAAGGTGTCGCTCGTGATGGACATCGGCGTCGGCGTCTGGCCGATTCGCATCGACGTTGCGGAGCTCGAGCTCGCGTTGATCAACGTTGCCGTCAATGCGCGCGACGCGATGCCGAACGGCGGACGCTTCACGGTGCGCGCGAAGAACATCACGTTCCGTCACGAAGACGGTTTTCCGCTGACTGGCGAGTTCGTTCAGCTGTCGCTCGAGGATACCGGCGTCGGCATGCCGCCCGACGTGCTCGCGCGCGCGTTCGAGCCGCTCTTCACGACCAAGCCGAAGGGCATGGGCACGGGCCTCGGCCTGCCGCAAGTGTTCGCGTTCTGCGAGCGCTCGGGCGGCCTTGCCGCCATCGACAGCGCGACCGGCGCGGGCACCTCGGTGCGACTTTACCTGCCGCGCACGACCGGCGAACCGGTTCAGGCCGAAGCGCCGATTGAGCCGATCATCGCAGAGAGCGAGACGCCGCAAGGGCTGCGCATTCTGCTCGTCGAAGACAACGACGAAGTGGCGGCCGGCACCGAAGCGCTGCTGCAGATGATGGGTCATGAGGTGACCTGCGTGTTCAACGCCGACACGGCGCTGCGTCTGCTCGACGATGCGCGCGCCAAGCGGGCCAGGAGCGGCGAGCCCTTGCCGTTCGACCTCGTGATTTCGGACATCCATATGCCGGGCAAGCTCAACGGCATCGATCTCGCGGAAGCGATCCAGCACTTCGAAACGAAGCTGCCGGTCGTGCTCGTGACCGGTTACGCGGAAGAACTCGAGCGCGCGCGGCATGTCGATGCGCACGTTTTGCCGAAGCCGTTCGATATCGCGCTACTAGATCAGTTTTTGCAGACGCTGCAGCAGGATCTCGCGTCACCGGATCCGCATCCGACTCATTAA
- a CDS encoding zf-HC2 domain-containing protein, with product MGKCKDITRLLSDALERKLGMREWLAVGAHLPTCSGCRNFRKHIGLLRAASRAMSGLDDIDDPETRGR from the coding sequence ATGGGGAAATGTAAAGACATCACGCGGCTGCTTTCCGATGCCCTCGAGCGCAAACTCGGCATGCGCGAGTGGTTGGCGGTCGGCGCGCATCTGCCGACTTGCAGCGGATGCCGGAACTTTCGCAAGCACATTGGGCTGTTGCGAGCGGCGTCGCGGGCGATGAGCGGGCTCGATGATATCGATGATCCGGAGACGCGCGGGCGATAG
- the hpnD gene encoding presqualene diphosphate synthase HpnD: MAVSNPVVDDTQTDAAAASSGSSFYLAMRILPVAQRDAMYQIYAFCRAVDDIADGGQPPAERAAALERWRADIDACYAGAPRESLRDLTRHIHTFHLQREDFHAMIDGMAMDAEADICAPDEATLDLYCDRVASAAGRLSVRIFGMEEQPGRDLAHHLGRALQLTNILRDIDEDAELNRCYLPRELLAREGIAVTNPAAIADDPSLPRVCATIAERAERHFIASNAIMDQCPRAHVRAPRIMSGVYHCLLERTVERGFDIPRTKVRKPRARLLWILARYAFF; encoded by the coding sequence TTGGCCGTTTCCAATCCAGTCGTGGACGACACACAAACCGACGCCGCTGCCGCTTCCTCAGGCAGTTCGTTTTATCTCGCCATGCGCATCCTGCCGGTCGCGCAGCGTGATGCGATGTACCAGATTTACGCGTTCTGCCGCGCCGTCGACGATATCGCCGACGGCGGCCAGCCGCCGGCCGAACGGGCCGCCGCGCTCGAGCGCTGGCGCGCCGACATCGACGCGTGCTACGCAGGAGCGCCGCGCGAGTCGCTGCGCGATCTGACGCGGCACATCCATACGTTCCATCTGCAGCGCGAAGACTTCCACGCGATGATCGACGGCATGGCAATGGACGCCGAAGCCGACATTTGCGCGCCCGACGAGGCGACGCTCGACCTCTATTGCGACCGCGTGGCGAGCGCCGCGGGGCGGCTGTCGGTGAGAATATTCGGGATGGAAGAGCAGCCGGGCCGCGATCTCGCGCACCATCTGGGGCGGGCGCTGCAGCTCACGAATATCCTGCGCGACATCGACGAAGATGCCGAACTGAACCGCTGCTATCTACCGCGCGAACTGCTCGCGCGCGAGGGCATCGCGGTGACGAATCCGGCCGCGATCGCTGACGACCCGTCGCTTCCGCGCGTATGCGCGACGATCGCGGAACGCGCCGAGCGGCACTTCATCGCGTCGAACGCGATCATGGATCAGTGCCCGCGGGCGCATGTGCGGGCGCCGCGCATCATGTCGGGTGTCTACCATTGCCTGCTCGAGCGCACGGTCGAGCGCGGTTTCGACATTCCGCGCACCAAAGTCCGCAAGCCGCGTGCGCGGCTCTTGTGGATTCTCGCGCGGTACGCCTTCTTCTGA
- the shc gene encoding squalene--hopene cyclase, which translates to MNDLSLAQPLGEANPAADRAEDATVAVDPGGQVAAQVANPVAGEPAGQVGADAAAQAAAPAGVVADANPDAKPDAALDAAVTRATDAILAAQRDDGHWVYELEADATIPAEYILLVHYLGETANLELEQKIGRYLRRIQLPNGGWPLFTDGAMDVSATVKAYFALKMIGDAEDADHMRRAREAVLSHGGAEAVNVFTRVLLALFGVISWRAVPVMPVEMMLLPQWFPFHLSKVSYWARTVIVPLLVLAAKRPVARNPRGVRIDELFIGTPVNTGMLPRAQHQSAGWFRFFRSIDAVLRVTGGLFPKKTRERGIQAALAFVDERLNGEDGLGAIFPAMANSVMMYDVLGYPADHPNRAIARRSVDKLLAIHEDEAYCQPCLSPVWDTSLAAHALLETGDARAVAAAARGLDWLVPLQVLDVRGDWISRRPNVRPGGWAFQYANPHYPDVDDTAVVVAAMHRVALDAKTQAYDAAIARAREWVVGMQSSDGGWGAFEPENTHYHLNSIPFSDHGALLDPPTADVSGRCLSMLAQMGDMPATSDAARRAYDYLLKEQEADGSWYGRWGMNYIYGTWSVLGSLNAVGMPPEHPAMKRAAQWLISIQNTDGGWGEDGTSYKLEYRGYERATSTASQTAWAVLALIAAGEVGHPAVARGIEYLVREQRDHGLWDETRFTATGFPRVFYLRYHGYRKFFPLWALARYRHMKQSGETRVKVGL; encoded by the coding sequence ATGAACGATTTATCCCTCGCCCAGCCGTTGGGCGAAGCAAACCCCGCAGCCGATCGCGCAGAAGACGCGACGGTTGCTGTCGACCCTGGCGGTCAGGTGGCCGCTCAGGTTGCCAATCCGGTTGCCGGCGAGCCTGCCGGTCAGGTTGGCGCGGATGCGGCCGCGCAAGCTGCCGCGCCGGCCGGCGTCGTAGCGGACGCAAACCCGGACGCCAAACCGGACGCCGCACTCGACGCGGCCGTCACGCGCGCCACGGACGCAATTCTCGCCGCGCAACGCGACGACGGCCATTGGGTCTACGAGCTCGAAGCCGACGCGACGATTCCGGCCGAATACATCCTGCTCGTTCATTACCTCGGCGAAACCGCGAATCTCGAACTCGAACAGAAAATCGGCCGTTACCTGCGCCGCATCCAGTTGCCGAACGGCGGCTGGCCGCTCTTCACCGACGGCGCGATGGACGTCAGCGCCACCGTCAAGGCGTACTTCGCGCTGAAGATGATTGGCGACGCGGAAGACGCCGATCATATGCGCCGCGCGCGCGAAGCGGTGCTCTCGCATGGCGGCGCGGAAGCGGTCAACGTGTTCACGCGTGTGCTGCTCGCGCTGTTCGGCGTGATCTCGTGGCGCGCGGTGCCGGTAATGCCGGTCGAGATGATGCTGCTGCCGCAGTGGTTCCCGTTTCATCTGTCGAAGGTGTCGTACTGGGCGCGCACGGTCATCGTGCCGCTGCTCGTGCTGGCCGCGAAGCGCCCGGTCGCGCGCAATCCGCGCGGCGTGCGCATCGACGAACTGTTCATTGGCACGCCGGTGAACACCGGCATGCTGCCGCGCGCGCAGCACCAGAGCGCAGGCTGGTTCCGCTTCTTCCGCTCGATTGACGCCGTGCTGCGCGTAACGGGAGGCCTGTTTCCGAAGAAGACGCGCGAGCGCGGGATTCAGGCGGCGCTTGCGTTCGTCGACGAACGCCTGAACGGCGAAGACGGCCTCGGCGCAATTTTCCCGGCGATGGCCAACTCGGTGATGATGTACGACGTGCTCGGCTATCCGGCCGATCATCCGAATCGCGCGATTGCGCGCCGCTCGGTCGACAAGCTGCTCGCCATCCACGAAGACGAAGCGTATTGCCAGCCGTGTCTGTCGCCGGTGTGGGACACCTCGCTTGCCGCGCATGCGCTGCTCGAGACCGGCGATGCGCGTGCCGTGGCCGCGGCGGCACGCGGCCTTGACTGGCTCGTGCCGCTGCAGGTGCTCGACGTGCGCGGCGACTGGATTTCGCGCCGGCCGAACGTGCGCCCGGGCGGCTGGGCATTCCAGTACGCGAACCCGCACTATCCGGACGTCGACGACACGGCCGTGGTCGTGGCGGCCATGCATCGCGTCGCGCTCGACGCGAAGACGCAGGCGTATGACGCCGCGATCGCGCGGGCGCGCGAGTGGGTGGTCGGCATGCAGAGCAGCGACGGCGGGTGGGGCGCGTTCGAGCCCGAGAACACGCACTATCACCTGAACAGCATCCCGTTCTCCGATCACGGCGCGCTGCTCGATCCGCCGACCGCGGACGTGTCGGGCCGCTGCCTGTCGATGCTTGCGCAGATGGGCGACATGCCGGCGACGAGCGACGCCGCGCGCCGCGCCTACGACTATCTGCTGAAGGAACAGGAAGCCGACGGCAGCTGGTATGGCCGCTGGGGCATGAACTACATCTATGGCACGTGGAGCGTGCTCGGCTCGCTGAACGCGGTCGGCATGCCGCCCGAGCATCCGGCGATGAAGCGTGCGGCGCAATGGCTGATCTCGATCCAGAACACGGACGGCGGCTGGGGCGAGGACGGTACGAGCTACAAGCTCGAATACCGTGGCTACGAGCGCGCGACGAGTACCGCGTCGCAGACTGCCTGGGCGGTGCTCGCGCTGATCGCGGCCGGCGAAGTCGGGCATCCGGCGGTGGCGCGCGGCATCGAGTATCTCGTACGCGAGCAGCGCGACCACGGGCTGTGGGATGAAACGCGCTTTACGGCGACGGGCTTCCCGCGCGTCTTCTACCTGCGCTACCACGGCTATCGCAAGTTCTTCCCGCTGTGGGCGCTGGCGCGCTACCGGCACATGAAGCAGTCCGGCGAAACGCGCGTCAAGGTCGGCTTGTGA
- a CDS encoding chemotaxis protein CheC has product MPEPVLNEDQRDALQEVANLAMGQAAKRLALLLDAFIELSVPRVRVVNVREAAQALRDMTGISETVAAVRQGFRSDIKGEALVICKSGNVEQLCALVSDPYAKSAYEAISQEELIFDIANLLTGACVSCIFEQLGRAPVFSAPGMLGLTMSLDDVFQPNILAWSVALLVEVNFSLEDQSFRAHLVMLMAEDSILHINHALDALLSSL; this is encoded by the coding sequence ATGCCTGAGCCAGTTCTCAACGAAGACCAGCGAGACGCGCTGCAGGAGGTGGCGAATCTCGCGATGGGGCAGGCCGCGAAGCGTCTCGCGCTGCTGCTCGATGCGTTTATCGAGCTGTCGGTGCCGCGCGTGCGTGTCGTCAACGTGCGCGAAGCGGCGCAGGCGCTGCGCGACATGACCGGCATCAGTGAAACCGTCGCCGCGGTGCGCCAGGGGTTCCGCTCGGACATCAAGGGCGAAGCGCTCGTGATCTGCAAGAGCGGCAACGTCGAACAGCTGTGCGCGCTCGTGAGCGACCCGTATGCGAAATCCGCCTACGAAGCGATCAGCCAGGAAGAGCTGATTTTCGACATCGCGAACCTGCTGACGGGCGCCTGCGTCTCGTGCATCTTCGAACAGCTCGGCCGCGCGCCGGTGTTCTCGGCGCCGGGCATGCTCGGCCTCACGATGTCGCTCGACGACGTATTCCAGCCGAACATCCTCGCGTGGAGCGTCGCGCTGCTCGTCGAAGTGAACTTCTCGCTCGAGGACCAGAGTTTTCGCGCGCATCTCGTCATGCTGATGGCCGAAGACTCGATCCTGCATATCAATCACGCACTTGATGCACTGTTGTCCAGCCTATGA
- a CDS encoding NADPH-dependent FMN reductase: protein MAYQIAVIVGSLRRESFNRQLAHALISLAPAEFKFEFVEIGNLPLYNQEYDADFPEAARHFKRQIESADALLFVTPEYNRSMPGVLKNALDWGSRPWGHSSWGGKPGAVCGTSPGAMGSALAQQHLRNVLAYLDVPTMGQPEIFVKHDPSRIDANGAIVNDDTREFLQNFVDTFVAWVKKHKV, encoded by the coding sequence ATGGCTTATCAGATCGCAGTCATCGTAGGGAGCCTGCGCCGCGAGTCTTTCAACCGTCAGCTCGCGCATGCCTTGATTTCGCTTGCGCCGGCCGAATTCAAGTTCGAGTTCGTCGAGATCGGTAACCTGCCGCTGTACAACCAGGAGTACGACGCCGATTTCCCGGAAGCGGCGCGCCACTTCAAGCGGCAAATCGAGTCGGCCGACGCCCTGCTGTTCGTCACGCCCGAATACAACCGTTCGATGCCAGGTGTGCTGAAGAACGCGCTCGACTGGGGTTCGCGTCCGTGGGGCCACAGCTCGTGGGGCGGCAAGCCGGGCGCAGTGTGCGGCACGTCGCCGGGTGCGATGGGCAGCGCGCTCGCGCAGCAACATCTGCGCAATGTGCTCGCTTATCTCGATGTGCCGACGATGGGCCAGCCCGAAATCTTCGTTAAGCACGATCCTTCGCGCATCGATGCAAACGGCGCGATCGTCAACGACGACACGCGCGAATTCCTGCAAAACTTCGTCGACACCTTCGTCGCCTGGGTAAAGAAACACAAGGTCTGA